The following are encoded together in the Populus trichocarpa isolate Nisqually-1 chromosome 5, P.trichocarpa_v4.1, whole genome shotgun sequence genome:
- the LOC7476385 gene encoding transcription factor HEC2: MMTMMMHMEKLPDFCSEPFYNTTNTSTLLQEIQFSNGNPTANTVASPPIWHNPHASSPPLINPPCSMPFMGTPIQEPVTPSLQHDMMAKKFEYGTPFSNANSFLSSIEKKNSTTTIREMIFRIAAMQPAHIDPESVKPPKRRNVKISKDPQSVAARHRRERISERIRILQRLVPGGTKMDTASMLDEAIHYVKFLKMQVQSLEQTGANRPMGGFGITGVTMPSVGYSSLVKNFDPAANTEGTMQMLR; this comes from the coding sequence ATGATGACAATGATGATGCACATGGAAAAGCTTCCTGATTTTTGCAGCGAGCCTTTTTACAACACTACTAACACTTCAACACTACTACAAGAAATCCAATTCTCCAACGGGAATCCTACAGCTAATACTGTAGCTTCGCCACCTATCTGGCATAATCCACATGCATCTTCACCACCACTGATAAATCCACCTTGCTCCATGCCATTTATGGGCACTCCAATCCAAGAACCAGTGACACCATCTCTTCAACACGACATGATGGCCAAAAAATTCGAATATGGTACTCCATTCTCAAATGCAAACTCTTTCTTATCTTcaatagagaagaaaaactcAACTACAACAATTAGAGAGATGATCTTTCGCATAGCAGCAATGCAACCAGCACATATAGACCCGGAATCGGTAAAGCCTCCAAAAAGAAGGAATGTCAAGATATCTAAGGATCCACAAAGTGTAGCTGCGAGGCATAGAAGGGAAAGAATAAGTGAGAGGATAAGGATTCTCCAGAGATTAGTTCCAGGAGGCACCAAAATGGACACGGCTTCTATGTTAGATGAGGCTATACATTATGTGAAATTCTTGAAGATGCAAGTGCAATCTTTAGAACAAACTGGTGCTAATAGGCCAATGGGTGGTTTTGGCATCACCGGAGTTACAATGCCTAGTGTTGGTTATTCTTCTTTGGTAAAGAATTTCGACCCTGCTGCTAATACGGAGGGCACAATGCAGATGCTTAGATGA